From Anomalospiza imberbis isolate Cuckoo-Finch-1a 21T00152 chromosome 22, ASM3175350v1, whole genome shotgun sequence, a single genomic window includes:
- the OSBPL7 gene encoding oxysterol-binding protein-related protein 7 isoform X2 → MGSHEKDPCSPKKALSRSNSTVSSKHSSVQQGSESWEVVEEPRARGSPGQQPQRHEGYLLKKRKWPLKGWHKRYFVLENGILKYSTTRQDVLKGKLHGAIDVRQSVMSVNKKAQRVDLDTEDNIYHLKIKSPEVFSSWVSSLCAHHHGERPAPCPPGGPTGTNTQGQWTRMLPSGSAPALSTLASSRDKVNAWLKDSEALERCSAELSECQAKLQELTGMLQHLEALHRIPSAPLISGSQPSAATERPKKGRRTTKIWCTQSFAKDDTIGRVGRLHGSVPNLSRYLESSQSQLPFSVPPEYSQLQRSFWVLAQKVHGSLSSVVAALVAERARLEEMQQALHRQCPAPRPGSAGTAGPALRRFHSLSVSSDTTLDSFASLHPDELDALPAKGREQQLSNRSIVSLADSHTEFFDACEVFLSASSSENEPSEDESCISEVTSGVCEEATEPGGPGRPPTGAECPGVPAEPPPLEPPLELPGPDPRRRSRLPAPPAPSGDVSLWGLLRSSVGKDLSRVALPVQLNEPLNTLQRLCEELEYSELLDRASRARDPRQRLVYVAAFAVSAYASTYYRAGSKPFNPVLGETYECVRPDRGFRFISEQVSHHPPISACHAESDNFVFWQDMRWKNKFWGKSLEIVPMGTVNVQLPRTGDHYEWNKVTTCIHNVLSGPRWIEHYGEVLIRNTRDASYHCKLTFCKARYWGAGANEVQGAVLSRSGTAVERLAGKWHEGLHRGPAPGHCVWKANPMPRNHERSYGFTQFALELNELTPELRRVLPSTDTRLRPDQRYLEEGNVPAAEAQKRQIEQLQRDRRRVMEENNITHQARFFRRVTDASGKESWVTNNTYWKLRLDPGFSHLDSAVLW, encoded by the exons ATGGGCAGCCACGAGAAGGACCCGTGCTCTCCGAAAAAGGCCCTGTCCCGCTCCAACAGCACCGTGTCTTCCAAGCACAGCAGCGTCCAGCAG GGCTCGGAGAGCTGGGAGGTGGTGGAGGAGCCCCgtgcccggggcagccccgggcagcagccgcaGCGGCACGAGGGGTACCTGCTCAAGAAGAGGAAATGGCCCCTGAAGGGCTGGCACAAG cgGTACTTCGTGCTGGAGAACGGGATCCTGAAATATTCCACCACGCGCCAGGAC GTCCTCAAGGGCAAACTGCACGGTGCCATCGATGTCCGGCAGTCCGTCATGTCTGTCAACAAGAAGGCGCAGAGGGTTGACCTGGACACAGAGGACAACATTTATCACCTCAAG ATCAAGTCCCCGGAGGTGTTCTCCAGCTGGGTGAGCAGCCTGTGCGCCCACCACCACGGCGAGCGGCCGGCGCCGTGTCCCCCGGGGGGTCCCACGGGGACCAACACGCAG GGCCAGTGGACACGGATGCTGCCCTCGGGCAGTGCCCCTGCCCTGTCCACGCTGGCCAGCTCCCGGGACAAGGTGAACGCCTGGCTGAAGGACAGCGAGGCGCTGGAGCGCTGCTCGGCCG agctgtcGGAGTGCCAGGCCAAGCTGCAGGAGCTGACGGGAATGCTCCAACACCTGGAGGCCCTGCACCGCATCCCCTCGGCCCCGCTCATCtccggcagccag CCCTCGGCCGCCACGGAGAGGCCGAAGAAGGGCCGGAGGACCACCAAGATCTGGTGCACGCAGAGCTTTGCCAAGGACGACACCATCGGCAGG gtggGCCGCCTGCACGGCTCTGTCCCCAACCTGTCCCGCTACCTGGAGTCATCGCAGAGCCAGCTGCCCTTCAGCGTCCCCCCGGAGTACAGCCAGCTGCAGCGCAGCTTCTGGGTCCTGGCCCAGAAAg TGCACGGCTCGCTGAGCAGCGTGGTGGCCGCGCTGGTGGCCGAGAGGGCCCGTCTGGAGGAGATGCAGCAGGCGCTGCACCGGCAGTGTCCGGCCCCACGCCCCGGCAGCGCCGGCACCGCCGGG CCCGCCCTGCGCCGCTTCCACTCCCTGTCCGTGTCCTCCGACACCACCCTGGACTCCTTTGCCTCGCTGCACCCGGATGAG CTGGACGCGCTGCCCGCCAAGGGccgggagcagcagctctccaaCCGCAGCATCGTCTCGCTAGCCGACTCCCACACCGAGTTCTTCGATGCCTGCGAGGTTTTCCTCTCCGCCAGCTCCTCTGAGAACGAG CCCTCGGAGGACGAGTCGTGCATCAGCGAGGTCACCTCTGGCGTCTGCGAGGAGGCCACCGAGCCCGGGGGGCCGGGCCGACCCCCGACAG GAGCGGAGTGCCCGGGGGTGccggcggagccgccgccgctgGAGCCGCCGCTGGAGCTGCCGGGGCCGGACCCGCGGCGGAGGAGCCGCCtgcccgcgccccccgcgccctCGGGGGACGTGAGCCTGTGGGGGCTCCTGCGGAGCAGCGTGGGCAAGGACTTGTCCCGCGTGGCGCTGCCCGTGCAGCTGAACGAGCCGCTGAACACCCTGCAGCGGCTCTGCGAGGAGCTGGAGTACAGCGAGCTGCTCGACAGAGCCAGCCGCGCCCGCGACCCCCGGCAGCGCCTG GTGTACGTGGCCGCCTTCGCCGTGTCCGCCTACGCCTCCACCTACTACCGGGCGGGCAGCAAACCCTTCAACCCCGTGCTGGGTGAGACGTACGAGTGCGTGCGGCCCGACCGCGGCTTCCGCTTCATCAGCGAGCAG GTCTCCCACCACCCTCCCATCTCCGCCTGCCACGCTGAGTCTGACAACTTTGTCTTCTGGCAAG acATGAGGTGGAAGAACAAATTCTGGGGCAAATCCCTGGAGATCGTCCCCATGGGCACCGTCAATGTCCAGCTGCCCAG GACCGGGGACCACTACGAGTGGAACAAGGTGACCACGTGCATCCACAACGTGCTGAGCGGGCCCCGCTGGATCGAGCACTACGGGGAGGTGCTGATCCGCAACACCCGCGACGCCTCCTACCACTGCAAGCTCACCTTCTGCAAG GCTCGGTACTGGGGCGCGGGGGCCAACGAGGTGCAGGGGGCCGTGCTGAGCCGCAGCGGGACGGCCGTGGAGCGCCTGGCCGGCAAGTGGCACGAGGGGCTGCACCGCGGGCCCGCCCCGGGCCACTGCGTCTGGAAAGCCA ACCCCATGCCCCGCAACCACGAGAGGAGTTACGGCTTCACGCAGTTCGCGCTGGAGCTGAACGAGCTGACGCCGGAGCTCCGCCGGGTCCTGCCCTCCACGGACACGCGCCTGCGGCCGGACCAGCG gTACCTGGAGGAGGGGAACGTGCCGGCGGCCGAGGCGCAGAAGCGCCAGATCGAGCAGCTGCAGCGGGACCGGCGCCGCGTCATGGAGGAGAACAACATCACCCACCAGGCCCGCTTCTTCAG GCGTGTGACAGATGCCAGTGGCAAGGAGTCGTGGGTCACCAACAACACCTACTGGAAGCTGCGCCTGGACCCCGGCTTCTCCCACCTGGACAGCGCAGTGCTCTGGTAG
- the OSBPL7 gene encoding oxysterol-binding protein-related protein 7 isoform X4 has protein sequence MGSHEKDPCSPKKALSRSNSTVSSKHSSVQQGSESWEVVEEPRARGSPGQQPQRHEGYLLKKRKWPLKGWHKRYFVLENGILKYSTTRQDVLKGKLHGAIDVRQSVMSVNKKAQRVDLDTEDNIYHLKIKSPEVFSSWVSSLCAHHHGERPAPCPPGGPTGTNTQGQWTRMLPSGSAPALSTLASSRDKVNAWLKDSEALERCSAELSECQAKLQELTGMLQHLEALHRIPSAPLISGSQPSAATERPKKGRRTTKIWCTQSFAKDDTIGRVRVGRLHGSVPNLSRYLESSQSQLPFSVPPEYSQLQRSFWVLAQKVHGSLSSVVAALVAERARLEEMQQALHRQCPAPRPGSAGTAGPALRRFHSLSVSSDTTLDSFASLHPDELDALPAKGREQQLSNRSIVSLADSHTEFFDACEVFLSASSSENEPSEDESCISEVTSGVCEEATEPGGPGRPPTGAECPGVPAEPPPLEPPLELPGPDPRRRSRLPAPPAPSGDVSLWGLLRSSVGKDLSRVALPVQLNEPLNTLQRLCEELEYSELLDRASRARDPRQRLVYVAAFAVSAYASTYYRAGSKPFNPVLGETYECVRPDRGFRFISEQVSHHPPISACHAESDNFVFWQDMRWKNKFWGKSLEIVPMGTVNVQLPRTGDHYEWNKVTTCIHNVLSGPRWIEHYGEVLIRNTRDASYHCKLTFCKVPGGGERAGGRGAEAPDRAAAAGPAPRHGGEQHHPPGPLLQACDRCQWQGVVGHQQHLLEAAPGPRLLPPGQRSALVAAPKPGGSGAGPPSTGGAESHPPFPSHFAAVSVKL, from the exons ATGGGCAGCCACGAGAAGGACCCGTGCTCTCCGAAAAAGGCCCTGTCCCGCTCCAACAGCACCGTGTCTTCCAAGCACAGCAGCGTCCAGCAG GGCTCGGAGAGCTGGGAGGTGGTGGAGGAGCCCCgtgcccggggcagccccgggcagcagccgcaGCGGCACGAGGGGTACCTGCTCAAGAAGAGGAAATGGCCCCTGAAGGGCTGGCACAAG cgGTACTTCGTGCTGGAGAACGGGATCCTGAAATATTCCACCACGCGCCAGGAC GTCCTCAAGGGCAAACTGCACGGTGCCATCGATGTCCGGCAGTCCGTCATGTCTGTCAACAAGAAGGCGCAGAGGGTTGACCTGGACACAGAGGACAACATTTATCACCTCAAG ATCAAGTCCCCGGAGGTGTTCTCCAGCTGGGTGAGCAGCCTGTGCGCCCACCACCACGGCGAGCGGCCGGCGCCGTGTCCCCCGGGGGGTCCCACGGGGACCAACACGCAG GGCCAGTGGACACGGATGCTGCCCTCGGGCAGTGCCCCTGCCCTGTCCACGCTGGCCAGCTCCCGGGACAAGGTGAACGCCTGGCTGAAGGACAGCGAGGCGCTGGAGCGCTGCTCGGCCG agctgtcGGAGTGCCAGGCCAAGCTGCAGGAGCTGACGGGAATGCTCCAACACCTGGAGGCCCTGCACCGCATCCCCTCGGCCCCGCTCATCtccggcagccag CCCTCGGCCGCCACGGAGAGGCCGAAGAAGGGCCGGAGGACCACCAAGATCTGGTGCACGCAGAGCTTTGCCAAGGACGACACCATCGGCAGGGTGAGG gtggGCCGCCTGCACGGCTCTGTCCCCAACCTGTCCCGCTACCTGGAGTCATCGCAGAGCCAGCTGCCCTTCAGCGTCCCCCCGGAGTACAGCCAGCTGCAGCGCAGCTTCTGGGTCCTGGCCCAGAAAg TGCACGGCTCGCTGAGCAGCGTGGTGGCCGCGCTGGTGGCCGAGAGGGCCCGTCTGGAGGAGATGCAGCAGGCGCTGCACCGGCAGTGTCCGGCCCCACGCCCCGGCAGCGCCGGCACCGCCGGG CCCGCCCTGCGCCGCTTCCACTCCCTGTCCGTGTCCTCCGACACCACCCTGGACTCCTTTGCCTCGCTGCACCCGGATGAG CTGGACGCGCTGCCCGCCAAGGGccgggagcagcagctctccaaCCGCAGCATCGTCTCGCTAGCCGACTCCCACACCGAGTTCTTCGATGCCTGCGAGGTTTTCCTCTCCGCCAGCTCCTCTGAGAACGAG CCCTCGGAGGACGAGTCGTGCATCAGCGAGGTCACCTCTGGCGTCTGCGAGGAGGCCACCGAGCCCGGGGGGCCGGGCCGACCCCCGACAG GAGCGGAGTGCCCGGGGGTGccggcggagccgccgccgctgGAGCCGCCGCTGGAGCTGCCGGGGCCGGACCCGCGGCGGAGGAGCCGCCtgcccgcgccccccgcgccctCGGGGGACGTGAGCCTGTGGGGGCTCCTGCGGAGCAGCGTGGGCAAGGACTTGTCCCGCGTGGCGCTGCCCGTGCAGCTGAACGAGCCGCTGAACACCCTGCAGCGGCTCTGCGAGGAGCTGGAGTACAGCGAGCTGCTCGACAGAGCCAGCCGCGCCCGCGACCCCCGGCAGCGCCTG GTGTACGTGGCCGCCTTCGCCGTGTCCGCCTACGCCTCCACCTACTACCGGGCGGGCAGCAAACCCTTCAACCCCGTGCTGGGTGAGACGTACGAGTGCGTGCGGCCCGACCGCGGCTTCCGCTTCATCAGCGAGCAG GTCTCCCACCACCCTCCCATCTCCGCCTGCCACGCTGAGTCTGACAACTTTGTCTTCTGGCAAG acATGAGGTGGAAGAACAAATTCTGGGGCAAATCCCTGGAGATCGTCCCCATGGGCACCGTCAATGTCCAGCTGCCCAG GACCGGGGACCACTACGAGTGGAACAAGGTGACCACGTGCATCCACAACGTGCTGAGCGGGCCCCGCTGGATCGAGCACTACGGGGAGGTGCTGATCCGCAACACCCGCGACGCCTCCTACCACTGCAAGCTCACCTTCTGCAAG gTACCTGGAGGAGGGGAACGTGCCGGCGGCCGAGGCGCAGAAGCGCCAGATCGAGCAGCTGCAGCGGGACCGGCGCCGCGTCATGGAGGAGAACAACATCACCCACCAGGCCCGCTTCTTCAG GCGTGTGACAGATGCCAGTGGCAAGGAGTCGTGGGTCACCAACAACACCTACTGGAAGCTGCGCCTGGACCCCGGCTTCTCCCACCTGGACAGCGCAGTGCTCTGGTAGCCGCCCCCAAACCCGGGGG cagcgGGGCTGGTCCCCCCAGCACTGGGGGTGCAGAATCCCACCCCCCCTTCCCGAGCCATTTTGCCGCTGTTTCAGTAAAACTGTGA
- the OSBPL7 gene encoding oxysterol-binding protein-related protein 7 isoform X3: MGSHEKDPCSPKKALSRSNSTVSSKHSSVQQGSESWEVVEEPRARGSPGQQPQRHEGYLLKKRKWPLKGWHKRYFVLENGILKYSTTRQDVLKGKLHGAIDVRQSVMSVNKKAQRVDLDTEDNIYHLKIKSPEVFSSWVSSLCAHHHGERPAPCPPGGPTGTNTQGQWTRMLPSGSAPALSTLASSRDKVNAWLKDSEALERCSAELSECQAKLQELTGMLQHLEALHRIPSAPLISGSQPSAATERPKKGRRTTKIWCTQSFAKDDTIGRVRVGRLHGSVPNLSRYLESSQSQLPFSVPPEYSQLQRSFWVLAQKVHGSLSSVVAALVAERARLEEMQQALHRQCPAPRPGSAGTAGPALRRFHSLSVSSDTTLDSFASLHPDELDALPAKGREQQLSNRSIVSLADSHTEFFDACEVFLSASSSENEPSEDESCISEVTSGVCEEATEPGGPGRPPTGAECPGVPAEPPPLEPPLELPGPDPRRRSRLPAPPAPSGDVSLWGLLRSSVGKDLSRVALPVQLNEPLNTLQRLCEELEYSELLDRASRARDPRQRLVYVAAFAVSAYASTYYRAGSKPFNPVLGETYECVRPDRGFRFISEQVSHHPPISACHAESDNFVFWQDMRWKNKFWGKSLEIVPMGTVNVQLPRTGDHYEWNKVTTCIHNVLSGPRWIEHYGEVLIRNTRDASYHCKLTFCKVPGGGERAGGRGAEAPDRAAAAGPAPRHGGEQHHPPGPLLQACDRCQWQGVVGHQQHLLEAAPGPRLLPPGQRSALVAAPKPGGCWAPQLLTAVPSSGAGPPSTGGAESHPPFPSHFAAVSVKL; encoded by the exons ATGGGCAGCCACGAGAAGGACCCGTGCTCTCCGAAAAAGGCCCTGTCCCGCTCCAACAGCACCGTGTCTTCCAAGCACAGCAGCGTCCAGCAG GGCTCGGAGAGCTGGGAGGTGGTGGAGGAGCCCCgtgcccggggcagccccgggcagcagccgcaGCGGCACGAGGGGTACCTGCTCAAGAAGAGGAAATGGCCCCTGAAGGGCTGGCACAAG cgGTACTTCGTGCTGGAGAACGGGATCCTGAAATATTCCACCACGCGCCAGGAC GTCCTCAAGGGCAAACTGCACGGTGCCATCGATGTCCGGCAGTCCGTCATGTCTGTCAACAAGAAGGCGCAGAGGGTTGACCTGGACACAGAGGACAACATTTATCACCTCAAG ATCAAGTCCCCGGAGGTGTTCTCCAGCTGGGTGAGCAGCCTGTGCGCCCACCACCACGGCGAGCGGCCGGCGCCGTGTCCCCCGGGGGGTCCCACGGGGACCAACACGCAG GGCCAGTGGACACGGATGCTGCCCTCGGGCAGTGCCCCTGCCCTGTCCACGCTGGCCAGCTCCCGGGACAAGGTGAACGCCTGGCTGAAGGACAGCGAGGCGCTGGAGCGCTGCTCGGCCG agctgtcGGAGTGCCAGGCCAAGCTGCAGGAGCTGACGGGAATGCTCCAACACCTGGAGGCCCTGCACCGCATCCCCTCGGCCCCGCTCATCtccggcagccag CCCTCGGCCGCCACGGAGAGGCCGAAGAAGGGCCGGAGGACCACCAAGATCTGGTGCACGCAGAGCTTTGCCAAGGACGACACCATCGGCAGGGTGAGG gtggGCCGCCTGCACGGCTCTGTCCCCAACCTGTCCCGCTACCTGGAGTCATCGCAGAGCCAGCTGCCCTTCAGCGTCCCCCCGGAGTACAGCCAGCTGCAGCGCAGCTTCTGGGTCCTGGCCCAGAAAg TGCACGGCTCGCTGAGCAGCGTGGTGGCCGCGCTGGTGGCCGAGAGGGCCCGTCTGGAGGAGATGCAGCAGGCGCTGCACCGGCAGTGTCCGGCCCCACGCCCCGGCAGCGCCGGCACCGCCGGG CCCGCCCTGCGCCGCTTCCACTCCCTGTCCGTGTCCTCCGACACCACCCTGGACTCCTTTGCCTCGCTGCACCCGGATGAG CTGGACGCGCTGCCCGCCAAGGGccgggagcagcagctctccaaCCGCAGCATCGTCTCGCTAGCCGACTCCCACACCGAGTTCTTCGATGCCTGCGAGGTTTTCCTCTCCGCCAGCTCCTCTGAGAACGAG CCCTCGGAGGACGAGTCGTGCATCAGCGAGGTCACCTCTGGCGTCTGCGAGGAGGCCACCGAGCCCGGGGGGCCGGGCCGACCCCCGACAG GAGCGGAGTGCCCGGGGGTGccggcggagccgccgccgctgGAGCCGCCGCTGGAGCTGCCGGGGCCGGACCCGCGGCGGAGGAGCCGCCtgcccgcgccccccgcgccctCGGGGGACGTGAGCCTGTGGGGGCTCCTGCGGAGCAGCGTGGGCAAGGACTTGTCCCGCGTGGCGCTGCCCGTGCAGCTGAACGAGCCGCTGAACACCCTGCAGCGGCTCTGCGAGGAGCTGGAGTACAGCGAGCTGCTCGACAGAGCCAGCCGCGCCCGCGACCCCCGGCAGCGCCTG GTGTACGTGGCCGCCTTCGCCGTGTCCGCCTACGCCTCCACCTACTACCGGGCGGGCAGCAAACCCTTCAACCCCGTGCTGGGTGAGACGTACGAGTGCGTGCGGCCCGACCGCGGCTTCCGCTTCATCAGCGAGCAG GTCTCCCACCACCCTCCCATCTCCGCCTGCCACGCTGAGTCTGACAACTTTGTCTTCTGGCAAG acATGAGGTGGAAGAACAAATTCTGGGGCAAATCCCTGGAGATCGTCCCCATGGGCACCGTCAATGTCCAGCTGCCCAG GACCGGGGACCACTACGAGTGGAACAAGGTGACCACGTGCATCCACAACGTGCTGAGCGGGCCCCGCTGGATCGAGCACTACGGGGAGGTGCTGATCCGCAACACCCGCGACGCCTCCTACCACTGCAAGCTCACCTTCTGCAAG gTACCTGGAGGAGGGGAACGTGCCGGCGGCCGAGGCGCAGAAGCGCCAGATCGAGCAGCTGCAGCGGGACCGGCGCCGCGTCATGGAGGAGAACAACATCACCCACCAGGCCCGCTTCTTCAG GCGTGTGACAGATGCCAGTGGCAAGGAGTCGTGGGTCACCAACAACACCTACTGGAAGCTGCGCCTGGACCCCGGCTTCTCCCACCTGGACAGCGCAGTGCTCTGGTAGCCGCCCCCAAACCCGGGGGGTGCTGGGCCCCCCAGCTCCtcacagcagtgcccagcagcgGGGCTGGTCCCCCCAGCACTGGGGGTGCAGAATCCCACCCCCCCTTCCCGAGCCATTTTGCCGCTGTTTCAGTAAAACTGTGA
- the OSBPL7 gene encoding oxysterol-binding protein-related protein 7 isoform X1: MGSHEKDPCSPKKALSRSNSTVSSKHSSVQQGSESWEVVEEPRARGSPGQQPQRHEGYLLKKRKWPLKGWHKRYFVLENGILKYSTTRQDVLKGKLHGAIDVRQSVMSVNKKAQRVDLDTEDNIYHLKIKSPEVFSSWVSSLCAHHHGERPAPCPPGGPTGTNTQGQWTRMLPSGSAPALSTLASSRDKVNAWLKDSEALERCSAELSECQAKLQELTGMLQHLEALHRIPSAPLISGSQPSAATERPKKGRRTTKIWCTQSFAKDDTIGRVRVGRLHGSVPNLSRYLESSQSQLPFSVPPEYSQLQRSFWVLAQKVHGSLSSVVAALVAERARLEEMQQALHRQCPAPRPGSAGTAGPALRRFHSLSVSSDTTLDSFASLHPDELDALPAKGREQQLSNRSIVSLADSHTEFFDACEVFLSASSSENEPSEDESCISEVTSGVCEEATEPGGPGRPPTGAECPGVPAEPPPLEPPLELPGPDPRRRSRLPAPPAPSGDVSLWGLLRSSVGKDLSRVALPVQLNEPLNTLQRLCEELEYSELLDRASRARDPRQRLVYVAAFAVSAYASTYYRAGSKPFNPVLGETYECVRPDRGFRFISEQVSHHPPISACHAESDNFVFWQDMRWKNKFWGKSLEIVPMGTVNVQLPRTGDHYEWNKVTTCIHNVLSGPRWIEHYGEVLIRNTRDASYHCKLTFCKARYWGAGANEVQGAVLSRSGTAVERLAGKWHEGLHRGPAPGHCVWKANPMPRNHERSYGFTQFALELNELTPELRRVLPSTDTRLRPDQRYLEEGNVPAAEAQKRQIEQLQRDRRRVMEENNITHQARFFRRVTDASGKESWVTNNTYWKLRLDPGFSHLDSAVLW, encoded by the exons ATGGGCAGCCACGAGAAGGACCCGTGCTCTCCGAAAAAGGCCCTGTCCCGCTCCAACAGCACCGTGTCTTCCAAGCACAGCAGCGTCCAGCAG GGCTCGGAGAGCTGGGAGGTGGTGGAGGAGCCCCgtgcccggggcagccccgggcagcagccgcaGCGGCACGAGGGGTACCTGCTCAAGAAGAGGAAATGGCCCCTGAAGGGCTGGCACAAG cgGTACTTCGTGCTGGAGAACGGGATCCTGAAATATTCCACCACGCGCCAGGAC GTCCTCAAGGGCAAACTGCACGGTGCCATCGATGTCCGGCAGTCCGTCATGTCTGTCAACAAGAAGGCGCAGAGGGTTGACCTGGACACAGAGGACAACATTTATCACCTCAAG ATCAAGTCCCCGGAGGTGTTCTCCAGCTGGGTGAGCAGCCTGTGCGCCCACCACCACGGCGAGCGGCCGGCGCCGTGTCCCCCGGGGGGTCCCACGGGGACCAACACGCAG GGCCAGTGGACACGGATGCTGCCCTCGGGCAGTGCCCCTGCCCTGTCCACGCTGGCCAGCTCCCGGGACAAGGTGAACGCCTGGCTGAAGGACAGCGAGGCGCTGGAGCGCTGCTCGGCCG agctgtcGGAGTGCCAGGCCAAGCTGCAGGAGCTGACGGGAATGCTCCAACACCTGGAGGCCCTGCACCGCATCCCCTCGGCCCCGCTCATCtccggcagccag CCCTCGGCCGCCACGGAGAGGCCGAAGAAGGGCCGGAGGACCACCAAGATCTGGTGCACGCAGAGCTTTGCCAAGGACGACACCATCGGCAGGGTGAGG gtggGCCGCCTGCACGGCTCTGTCCCCAACCTGTCCCGCTACCTGGAGTCATCGCAGAGCCAGCTGCCCTTCAGCGTCCCCCCGGAGTACAGCCAGCTGCAGCGCAGCTTCTGGGTCCTGGCCCAGAAAg TGCACGGCTCGCTGAGCAGCGTGGTGGCCGCGCTGGTGGCCGAGAGGGCCCGTCTGGAGGAGATGCAGCAGGCGCTGCACCGGCAGTGTCCGGCCCCACGCCCCGGCAGCGCCGGCACCGCCGGG CCCGCCCTGCGCCGCTTCCACTCCCTGTCCGTGTCCTCCGACACCACCCTGGACTCCTTTGCCTCGCTGCACCCGGATGAG CTGGACGCGCTGCCCGCCAAGGGccgggagcagcagctctccaaCCGCAGCATCGTCTCGCTAGCCGACTCCCACACCGAGTTCTTCGATGCCTGCGAGGTTTTCCTCTCCGCCAGCTCCTCTGAGAACGAG CCCTCGGAGGACGAGTCGTGCATCAGCGAGGTCACCTCTGGCGTCTGCGAGGAGGCCACCGAGCCCGGGGGGCCGGGCCGACCCCCGACAG GAGCGGAGTGCCCGGGGGTGccggcggagccgccgccgctgGAGCCGCCGCTGGAGCTGCCGGGGCCGGACCCGCGGCGGAGGAGCCGCCtgcccgcgccccccgcgccctCGGGGGACGTGAGCCTGTGGGGGCTCCTGCGGAGCAGCGTGGGCAAGGACTTGTCCCGCGTGGCGCTGCCCGTGCAGCTGAACGAGCCGCTGAACACCCTGCAGCGGCTCTGCGAGGAGCTGGAGTACAGCGAGCTGCTCGACAGAGCCAGCCGCGCCCGCGACCCCCGGCAGCGCCTG GTGTACGTGGCCGCCTTCGCCGTGTCCGCCTACGCCTCCACCTACTACCGGGCGGGCAGCAAACCCTTCAACCCCGTGCTGGGTGAGACGTACGAGTGCGTGCGGCCCGACCGCGGCTTCCGCTTCATCAGCGAGCAG GTCTCCCACCACCCTCCCATCTCCGCCTGCCACGCTGAGTCTGACAACTTTGTCTTCTGGCAAG acATGAGGTGGAAGAACAAATTCTGGGGCAAATCCCTGGAGATCGTCCCCATGGGCACCGTCAATGTCCAGCTGCCCAG GACCGGGGACCACTACGAGTGGAACAAGGTGACCACGTGCATCCACAACGTGCTGAGCGGGCCCCGCTGGATCGAGCACTACGGGGAGGTGCTGATCCGCAACACCCGCGACGCCTCCTACCACTGCAAGCTCACCTTCTGCAAG GCTCGGTACTGGGGCGCGGGGGCCAACGAGGTGCAGGGGGCCGTGCTGAGCCGCAGCGGGACGGCCGTGGAGCGCCTGGCCGGCAAGTGGCACGAGGGGCTGCACCGCGGGCCCGCCCCGGGCCACTGCGTCTGGAAAGCCA ACCCCATGCCCCGCAACCACGAGAGGAGTTACGGCTTCACGCAGTTCGCGCTGGAGCTGAACGAGCTGACGCCGGAGCTCCGCCGGGTCCTGCCCTCCACGGACACGCGCCTGCGGCCGGACCAGCG gTACCTGGAGGAGGGGAACGTGCCGGCGGCCGAGGCGCAGAAGCGCCAGATCGAGCAGCTGCAGCGGGACCGGCGCCGCGTCATGGAGGAGAACAACATCACCCACCAGGCCCGCTTCTTCAG GCGTGTGACAGATGCCAGTGGCAAGGAGTCGTGGGTCACCAACAACACCTACTGGAAGCTGCGCCTGGACCCCGGCTTCTCCCACCTGGACAGCGCAGTGCTCTGGTAG